The genomic region CTCCCGTGGCGAACAGGCCTGCCATGGCGATAGCCAGCAGCAGGAGCGACAGGATTCGCTTCATGTTGGTTCCCCCCAAAAAAAGCGAGTGAACGTGGCGAGGTCTTCGCGGACTTCACGGCAAGGACCAGGCACTGGTGGCAGCCGATGCCTGGCAAAGCGCTCCGGACGCGATGGACAGCGGGTCGATTCTACCAATACCGGGCTGATTTTTTCAATCAATTAGTAATTTGCACTTATGGCGACTTTGTGAATATTGCGACATGATATCAATAAAACGAGCGGTATGGAATAAATGAAGGCCGCCTGGTCAAAAACAGGCGGCCATCATCAAGTCCTGACGGATTGGACTACTTCTTAGGTCCGTAGCCGTCTTTGTAGCGCAGGATCTTCGCCGGACAGCCGGCCACGATGGCGCCGTCGGGCACGTCCTTGGTCACCACGGCGCCGGCGCCGACGACGGCGTTCTTGCCGACGCGCACCGGCAGGATCGTGGAATTGGAGCCCAGGCTGGCCCCGTCCTCGATGCGGGTGGCCTTCCACTTCTCCTTCTCGGGCTGCGGCGGCATGGTGTCGTTGATGAACATGACACCGTGGCCGACGAAGACGTCGTTGCCGATGGTCACCAGCTCGCAGATGAAGGTGTGGCTCTGCACGCGGGTGCGATCGCCGATGACGACGCCGCCCTGCACCTCGACAAAAGTGCCGATCATGCTGTCGCGGCCCACCTTGCAGCCGTACATGTTGACGAAGTTCCAGACCTTGGTGCCCTCGCCGATCTCGCAGTCGCGGATCAGCTGCCTGTCGTTCACCGGGTAACTCATGGCGATGTCCTGTCTGTTGGGGGGCGGCGCGGGAAAATCGGCGCGCCCATTATCGTACATGGAGCCCGGGGCGTCCACCGCCGGAACCATCCTCCCGTTGCACAAACGGCCCGGATGGCGGATCCTGACCCCCGGAAGGAGCGCCATGAAGTGTCCCGCCTGCCGCGTGCCCATGTACGTGGCCGAATACCAGCAGATCGAACTCGACCTCTGCGGTCGCTGCGACGGCGTCTGGTTCGACGGCGGCGAGCTGGCCCTGCTCCTTGGTGATGAACCGCCCCTGGCCGCCACAGAGGCGGCCCCGGACGAGGCGACACGCACCTGTCCCCTGTGCGACAAGCCCATGGCGAAGGTGAATATCGGTCCGGGCCGGCGGGTAGTCGTGGACCAGTGCCCGCAACGGTGCGGCCTGTGGTTCGACGGCCCTGAACTGGCGGAACTGACGACCGACCTGGAAACGGCGGGCTGGTGCCTGTCGGCGAAGGTGCGCGGATTCCTCCGGGAGATGTTCCCGGCGAAAGGTGGCAAGTGATGGCTCTGCTGATGGTCCCCCTGCTGGTGCTTCTGGGTCTGGCCGCGGTCCTGGCCATGTGGGGTATCGGTGTCTACAACGGCCTCGTGGCGGCCCGCAACCGCGTCAAGGAATCGTGGGCGCAGGTCGACGTGCAGCTGAAGCGCCGTTTCGACCTGATCCCGAACCTGATGGAGACGGTGAAGGGCTACATGCAGCATGAGCGCGGCACACTGGAAGCCGTGACGCAGGCGCGCGCAGCCGTGTCAGGCGCGGGCAGCACGGGCCAGCGCATCGAGGCGGAAGCCGGGTTGTCGGCGGCGCTGGGCCGCCTGTTCGCGGTGGCCGAGGCGTATCCCGACCTGAAGGCCAGCGCGAACTTCGCCAGCCTGCAGGAAGAGCTGGCCAGCACCGAGAACAAGATCGGGTTCGCGCGCCAGTTCTACAACGAGACGGTCATGAACCTGAACAACAGGGTCCAGATGTTCCCGGGCAACCTGATCGCCGGCATGTTCCACTTCGGCGCCGAGACCTTCTTCGAAGTGAAGGACGAGGTGCAGCGCGAGGCTCCGAAGGTCTCATTCAACTGAGTTTCCTTGCAACTGAGTCTCCTTCAACTACTGACGGGGCGCCGGGCATGTGGGAACAGATCGCGGCCAACCGCCGCAAGTCCACCCTGCTGGTGATCACCGCGGCGCTGCTGCTGGCATTGCTGGGCTGGGCGGGCGGCGAGTACTTCCTGGGCCAGGGCGGCGGCACGGGCGGCGTGCTGCTCGCCCTTGTCGTCTGGCTGGTCATGACGCTCGCGGCCTGGTTCCAGGGCGACAGCATCATGCTGTCTGTGGCCGGCGCGCATCGCGTGCAGAAGGCGGACTTTCCCCAGCTGTTCAACATCGTCGAGGAGATGACGCTGGCGGCAGGCCTGTCGAGGATGCCGGCGGTGTATGTCATCGACGATCCCGCCCCCAATGCGTTCGCCACCGGCCGGCGGGCCGAGAACGCGTCGGTGGCCGTTACCAGCGGCCTGTTGCGCACGCTCGACCGTGATGAACTGCAGGGCGTGGTGGCGCACGAGATGGCGCACGTGCGCAACCGCGACATCCAGCTGATGCTGTTCGCCGGCGTGCTGGCCGGGGCCATCGTCATCCTCGCCGAGACGGGATTGCGCGGCATGTGGCTGGGCGGGGGCCGCAGCCGCTCGCGGCGCGAGGGTGGGGGCGACAGCTCGGGCCTGGTCGCCATCTTCGCGATGCTGCTGATGATCCTGGCGCCGATCATCGCGCAGCTCATCTACTTCGCGGTCTCGCGCAAGCGGGAGTACCTGGCCGACGCCTCGGCCGCCTCGTTCACCCGCTACCCGGAAGGGCTGGCCTCGGCGCTGGAGAAGATCAGCCGGGCGCCGCAACGCCTGGGCGGGGCCACCTCGGCCACGGCGCCCATGTACATCATCAACCCGCTCAAGCGTGCGGGGCAGGCGGCGGCCAACGCCACCAGCACGCATCCGCCCATCGACGAGCGCGTGCGCATCCTGCGTTCGATGGCCGGCTCGGGGCTGGCCGAGTACGAACGCAGCTTCCGCGCCGTGACCAACGGTGGCGGGGTCATCCCGAAGTCGGCGTTGAAGGAGGATGCGGCAGCGCCCGCGCCGGCGCGGCCCGTCGCGGGCCCGGCGCCGTCAACGCGCGAGAACGCACGGCAGGTCGACGACTACTTCTACAGGCAGGGTGGTTACCGCCGCGTGGACTGCGCCTGCGGGACCACACTGCGCATCCCGCCCGATTTCGCCTCGCCGGCGGCCAAGTGCCCCCGCTGCGGCACGCTGCACGACCTTCGCTGATTTCGCGAGTGCAGCAACGCTCAGACGTCGCGATCGACGACCACGTCCTTGTGGAAGCCCTCGGTCAGGAAACGCGCCACCATCGCCGGGCCGTATTCGGTGCCGATGCTCTCGGGGTGGAACTGCACGCCGTACAGCGGCCACTTGCGGTGCCTGACACCCATGACCAGCCCCTCGTCGGTCCAGGCCGTCACGCGCAGGCAGTCCGGCAGCGAGGCGCGCTCGCCCACGAGTGAATGGTAACGCATCACCTCGAGCGGCTCGGGCAGGCCGGCAAAGAGGCCGGCGTCGTCGTGGAGGATGAGCGACGTCTTGCCGTGGCAGGGCTCGGGTGCGCGCACGATGCGGCCGCCCATCGCGTCGATGATACCCAGGTGGCCCAGGCACACGCCGAGGATGGGCACTTCGGGCCCCAGTTCGGTGATGGCTTCCAGTCCCACACCCAGGTAGCCGGGGCGGTCGGGGCCCGCCGGTCCCGGCGAGATGACAAGACGCCACGGCGCCAGCGCCCGCAGCTCGGGCAGCGACAGGGCGTCGTTGCGGAACACGAGTGGTTCACGCCCGTCGTCGAGCCCCGCGACGAGCTGGAACAGGTTGAAGGTGAACGAGTCGTAGTTGTCGAGGATGACGACAGGTCCTCGTGCACTCATATTCCGTCCCTTTCAGTGCACCCGTCACGGGCGATTTCCAGCGCCGCCAGCAGCGCCCGGGCCTTGTCCAGGGTCTCGCGGTACTCCGCACCCGGTTCACTGTCGGCGGTAACGGCGCCGCCCACCCCGAACGTCACCCGGCCATTCGTGCCGATGAAGGTGCGGATGATGATGCTCAGGTCCATGGCCCCGTCCCAGCCCAGCCAGCCGAGCGCGCCGGCGTAGATGCCGCGCGGCATCGGTTCCAGCGCCTCGATGATCGCCATCGCTTCCAGTTTGGGCGCTCCCGTCATCGAGCCGCCGGGAAAGCAGGCGCGCATGGCGTCGAGGGCGTCCCGCCCCGGTTTCAGTTCCGCGGTGATCGTCGAAACGAGCTGGTGCACCGTCGCGAACGACTCGACGATGCGCAATTCGGGCACCGCTACGCTGCCTACCGCGGCGACGCGTCCGAGGTCGCTGCGCACGAGATCGACGATCATCGTGTTCTCGGCGTTGTCCTTCGGGGAATCGGCCAGGTCGCGGCGCAGGAGTTCGTCCGCGGCGGGCGTCGTCCCGCGCGGTCGCGTGCCCTTGATGGGGCGGCTCTCGAGCCGGCCGCGGACGTCCAGGCTGAGGAAGCGCTCCGGCGAAGCCCCGGCCACGGTGACGCCGCCGGCGCGCAGGAAGGCGGCGAACGGCGCCGGGTTCACCGCGCGCAGCGCTCCGTACAGGCGCCAGGGGTCGCAGGGCAGGGGAGCCGAAAGCTGCTGCGTAAGGCAGATCTCGAAGGCGTCGCCGGCCAGGATGTGGTCGCGACAGCGCTCGACGGCTTCACGGTAGGCCGTCTCGTCGCAGGCGGCCGTGACGAGGGACAGGTCCGGAGCGCGGTCGCAGGCCGGTGGGGCCGGCGGCTCGCTGGTGGCCGGGTCGGCCGGGTCGCTCCGGCCCTGGGTTGCGCCGAGTCTGGCCTGCCAGGCGGCGAGGCGCGCCTCGAGATCGCGTTCCGCCGCCTGCGGGTCACAGCCGCGCCCGGTGGCCACGAGCGTGGTGGTTCCGTTGGCGTGGTCGTGGCACAGCACGTCGTCGCAGGCCAGGAACAGGAGGTCGGGGGCGGCCGATTCGGTGCGGTCCTGCCGCCAGGGCAGGCGCTCGGCGGCCCAGGCGGCGTCGTAGCCGAACCAGCCGACCAGGCCGCCGCCGAAGGGAGCCTGGTCGTCGGCCGGCCCTGTCGCCGGCCCGTAGGCCTGTCGCAACAGGCGCAGCGCCTGCCACGGGTCGCCGGACAGGTCCAGGCGGCGTGGCGACCCCGGGCGCGAGCCGTCAGGTTCGCGCCAGACCGTCAAGGTGAGGTCGAGCGTGCCGCCGGTGCCCTGCCGGCGGCGGCCGGACAGCTGCGCGCAGGGTTCGCCGCCGGCAAAGGACCAGCGGCCGAGCCGTCCGTCCGGCAGGGCGCTGTCGAGCAGGAAAACCTCGCCGGCGGGCGGGAACAGCTCGACGGCGCGCCAGAACGGCATCGCCGTGGCCGCCGTCATCCGACGGCGGGCGGCGTGGGCGCACACAAACGAAAAATCCACGTTGTTCTCCGCCGGTATTTGCGCCGGTTCCGGTTGGCAGCATTGACACGAGCCGATGCGGGAAGGTACTTTTGCCCGACTATCCCCGGACCCGCGGTTCGGGGTTCAATCTCTGTCGGCGGCACAGCTTCGGCAAGGAGCGCCGCCGCGCCGGCCCGGTGTCCCCACACACCCGGTTCCGGCCGCCCCGCCCGGGCTGTCGGGTTCGCGGAGTCGACGTTGAAATTGCCGCGCCCAAAAATGCCG from bacterium harbors:
- a CDS encoding N-acetyltransferase, yielding MSYPVNDRQLIRDCEIGEGTKVWNFVNMYGCKVGRDSMIGTFVEVQGGVVIGDRTRVQSHTFICELVTIGNDVFVGHGVMFINDTMPPQPEKEKWKATRIEDGASLGSNSTILPVRVGKNAVVGAGAVVTKDVPDGAIVAGCPAKILRYKDGYGPKK
- a CDS encoding zf-TFIIB domain-containing protein, with the protein product MKCPACRVPMYVAEYQQIELDLCGRCDGVWFDGGELALLLGDEPPLAATEAAPDEATRTCPLCDKPMAKVNIGPGRRVVVDQCPQRCGLWFDGPELAELTTDLETAGWCLSAKVRGFLREMFPAKGGK
- a CDS encoding LemA family protein is translated as MMVPLLVLLGLAAVLAMWGIGVYNGLVAARNRVKESWAQVDVQLKRRFDLIPNLMETVKGYMQHERGTLEAVTQARAAVSGAGSTGQRIEAEAGLSAALGRLFAVAEAYPDLKASANFASLQEELASTENKIGFARQFYNETVMNLNNRVQMFPGNLIAGMFHFGAETFFEVKDEVQREAPKVSFN
- a CDS encoding M48 family metallopeptidase, producing the protein MWEQIAANRRKSTLLVITAALLLALLGWAGGEYFLGQGGGTGGVLLALVVWLVMTLAAWFQGDSIMLSVAGAHRVQKADFPQLFNIVEEMTLAAGLSRMPAVYVIDDPAPNAFATGRRAENASVAVTSGLLRTLDRDELQGVVAHEMAHVRNRDIQLMLFAGVLAGAIVILAETGLRGMWLGGGRSRSRREGGGDSSGLVAIFAMLLMILAPIIAQLIYFAVSRKREYLADASAASFTRYPEGLASALEKISRAPQRLGGATSATAPMYIINPLKRAGQAAANATSTHPPIDERVRILRSMAGSGLAEYERSFRAVTNGGGVIPKSALKEDAAAPAPARPVAGPAPSTRENARQVDDYFYRQGGYRRVDCACGTTLRIPPDFASPAAKCPRCGTLHDLR
- a CDS encoding aminodeoxychorismate/anthranilate synthase component II encodes the protein MSARGPVVILDNYDSFTFNLFQLVAGLDDGREPLVFRNDALSLPELRALAPWRLVISPGPAGPDRPGYLGVGLEAITELGPEVPILGVCLGHLGIIDAMGGRIVRAPEPCHGKTSLILHDDAGLFAGLPEPLEVMRYHSLVGERASLPDCLRVTAWTDEGLVMGVRHRKWPLYGVQFHPESIGTEYGPAMVARFLTEGFHKDVVVDRDV
- the pabB gene encoding aminodeoxychorismate synthase component I; the encoded protein is MDFSFVCAHAARRRMTAATAMPFWRAVELFPPAGEVFLLDSALPDGRLGRWSFAGGEPCAQLSGRRRQGTGGTLDLTLTVWREPDGSRPGSPRRLDLSGDPWQALRLLRQAYGPATGPADDQAPFGGGLVGWFGYDAAWAAERLPWRQDRTESAAPDLLFLACDDVLCHDHANGTTTLVATGRGCDPQAAERDLEARLAAWQARLGATQGRSDPADPATSEPPAPPACDRAPDLSLVTAACDETAYREAVERCRDHILAGDAFEICLTQQLSAPLPCDPWRLYGALRAVNPAPFAAFLRAGGVTVAGASPERFLSLDVRGRLESRPIKGTRPRGTTPAADELLRRDLADSPKDNAENTMIVDLVRSDLGRVAAVGSVAVPELRIVESFATVHQLVSTITAELKPGRDALDAMRACFPGGSMTGAPKLEAMAIIEALEPMPRGIYAGALGWLGWDGAMDLSIIIRTFIGTNGRVTFGVGGAVTADSEPGAEYRETLDKARALLAALEIARDGCTERDGI